In one window of Nocardia brasiliensis DNA:
- a CDS encoding HAD family hydrolase produces MCGRNPGRTPTTPTRLKPDPHLLCSAMNDLNARGDISVFIGYSVSDIEAAHAAQIPVVAFANRPEKVARSRAHAPTARIRWNAATSSPRHRPRLIYGRAKHQPHRPPTRHRHQPARSRSTEPRKAERWRKG; encoded by the coding sequence ATGTGTGGTCGGAACCCCGGTCGCACGCCCACGACCCCAACCCGGCTGAAGCCCGATCCGCACCTTCTGTGCAGCGCCATGAATGACCTGAACGCCCGCGGTGACATCAGCGTCTTCATCGGCTACTCCGTCTCCGACATCGAAGCGGCGCACGCAGCCCAAATCCCTGTAGTCGCCTTCGCGAACCGACCAGAGAAAGTTGCGCGCTCACGCGCTCACGCGCCCACTGCCCGGATCCGATGGAACGCAGCCACTTCCAGCCCACGGCACCGACCACGGCTCATCTACGGCCGCGCCAAGCACCAGCCACACCGCCCGCCAACCAGACACCGCCATCAACCAGCTCGCTCACGGTCAACAGAGCCGCGCAAAGCCGAAAGGTGGCGCAAGGGTTGA
- a CDS encoding ArsR/SmtB family transcription factor has product MTAATVFQVLAEPNRLAILEVLRTGESPVGALVAELGLSQPAVSKHLRVLKEAGLVEVRVAAQRRLYRIRPEPLVELDDWLAPYRRMWHTHLDLLEEHLDRRRRT; this is encoded by the coding sequence GTGACCGCGGCGACTGTCTTCCAGGTGCTGGCCGAACCCAATCGGCTGGCGATTCTCGAGGTGCTGCGGACGGGGGAGTCGCCGGTGGGGGCGCTGGTCGCGGAGCTGGGGCTCAGTCAGCCCGCGGTTTCGAAGCATCTGCGGGTGCTCAAGGAGGCGGGGCTGGTGGAGGTGCGGGTGGCCGCGCAGCGTCGCCTGTACCGGATCAGGCCGGAACCGCTTGTGGAACTGGACGATTGGCTGGCCCCGTATCGCCGGATGTGGCACACCCACCTCGATCTACTCGAAGAACACCTCGACCGGAGGAGACGGACATGA
- a CDS encoding SRPBCC family protein: protein MTQARLRTEGERPAVRLERELVDPPAVVWQALTDREQLRAWFPCDVRVTGGVWRVGATIGFDFGDESGMTLDGEVLAVDEPKLLEFSWGEERLRFELAPHGSGTRLVLVNELAPDAAARNAAGWDACLDQLAGLDPGDWKPRFEAYAAVFEPLVGPQSGPLIA from the coding sequence ATGACCCAGGCGCGGTTGCGGACCGAGGGCGAGCGCCCCGCGGTGCGATTGGAACGGGAGTTGGTCGACCCGCCCGCGGTGGTGTGGCAGGCGCTGACCGACCGGGAACAGCTGCGCGCCTGGTTTCCGTGCGACGTGCGGGTGACCGGTGGCGTGTGGCGGGTCGGCGCGACGATCGGCTTCGATTTCGGCGACGAGAGCGGGATGACCCTCGACGGCGAGGTGCTCGCGGTCGACGAACCGAAACTCCTGGAGTTCTCCTGGGGCGAGGAACGCCTGCGGTTCGAGTTGGCGCCGCACGGGAGCGGCACGCGCCTTGTCCTCGTCAACGAACTGGCGCCGGACGCGGCGGCCCGTAACGCCGCGGGCTGGGACGCCTGCCTCGATCAGCTCGCCGGCCTGGACCCCGGCGACTGGAAGCCGCGCTTCGAGGCGTACGCCGCGGTGTTCGAGCCGCTGGTCGGCCCGCAATCCGGCCCGCTGATCGCCTGA
- a CDS encoding GAP family protein, producing MVPFLLALAGFALLDSLDVLLVGVTTAVVADSRLGRRSPVPGGLSFLAGVFVVTTAFGICTVLGLTFLTELVSFELTPALRYWGELALGVALIALSRMPVAQRREPPAWASALRRRPWLFGFVGMAIGLAQAPTAVPYLAGLAMLSARQPPLWPLLVLAYCALALLPPLLVLSLSLRRTPRARRVYRAIVRVLTRYVPRTLRVLFVIFGGVLLVDALVHLW from the coding sequence ATGGTGCCCTTCTTACTCGCGCTCGCGGGCTTCGCGCTGCTGGACTCGCTGGATGTGCTGCTGGTGGGGGTGACCACGGCGGTGGTGGCCGACAGCCGGTTGGGCAGGCGGTCCCCGGTGCCGGGCGGATTGAGTTTTCTCGCGGGCGTTTTCGTGGTCACCACGGCGTTCGGCATCTGTACCGTGCTCGGTCTCACATTCTTGACGGAGCTGGTGTCGTTCGAACTCACACCGGCCCTGCGATATTGGGGCGAGCTGGCGCTGGGTGTGGCGCTCATCGCACTCAGCCGGATGCCGGTCGCGCAGCGCCGCGAGCCGCCCGCATGGGCGTCGGCACTGCGTCGAAGACCGTGGCTGTTCGGCTTCGTGGGGATGGCGATCGGCCTGGCGCAGGCGCCTACCGCGGTGCCGTATCTAGCCGGTCTGGCCATGCTTTCGGCGCGCCAACCTCCCCTGTGGCCGCTGCTGGTGCTTGCCTACTGTGCGCTCGCATTGCTGCCACCGCTGCTGGTGCTGTCGCTGTCGCTGCGTCGAACGCCCCGGGCGCGTCGGGTCTACCGCGCGATCGTGCGCGTGCTGACCCGATACGTCCCGCGCACGCTGCGGGTGCTTTTCGTGATCTTCGGCGGTGTGCTGCTGGTCGATGCCCTCGTGCATCTGTGGTGA
- a CDS encoding polyprenol monophosphomannose synthase, which produces MPTYNERENLPVAVERLTALPVPDLHVLVVDDNSPDGTGEVADKLAVELPNVVGVLHRTEKDGLGRAYIAGITRALDEGADVVIQMDADLSHPAEVIPAMLEKLASTDAGVVLGSRYVPGGSTAEEWKWYRKALSAWANFYVNLILRLHVKDATAGFKAWKADTLRAIEVGTIRSNGYSFQVEMNYRTVKKGIAIAEVPIRFEERTLGASKMSLKVQLESALMPWKLLFGRAV; this is translated from the coding sequence GTGCCGACCTACAACGAGCGGGAGAATCTGCCGGTTGCGGTGGAGCGGTTGACCGCGCTGCCGGTACCCGACCTGCACGTGCTCGTGGTCGACGACAATTCACCGGACGGCACCGGTGAGGTCGCCGACAAGCTGGCCGTCGAGCTGCCGAATGTGGTGGGCGTGCTGCACCGGACCGAGAAGGACGGCCTCGGCCGGGCCTACATCGCGGGCATCACCCGCGCGCTCGACGAAGGCGCCGACGTGGTCATCCAGATGGACGCCGACCTCTCGCATCCGGCCGAGGTGATTCCGGCCATGCTGGAGAAGCTGGCGAGCACCGACGCGGGCGTCGTGCTCGGTTCGCGCTATGTGCCCGGCGGTTCGACCGCCGAGGAGTGGAAGTGGTACCGCAAGGCGCTCTCGGCCTGGGCCAACTTCTACGTGAACCTGATCCTGCGCCTGCACGTGAAGGACGCCACCGCGGGCTTCAAGGCATGGAAGGCCGACACCCTGCGCGCGATCGAGGTCGGCACGATCCGCAGCAACGGGTACTCCTTCCAGGTCGAGATGAACTACCGGACGGTCAAGAAAGGCATCGCGATCGCGGAGGTGCCGATCCGTTTCGAGGAGCGCACCCTCGGCGCGTCGAAGATGAGCCTGAAGGTTCAGCTCGAATCGGCGCTGATGCCGTGGAAGCTGCTGTTCGGTCGCGCGGTCTGA
- a CDS encoding DUF6069 family protein, with product MAIMQTTTTAALRIPAVSRPTAILGSVATAVAVNLVVWALGLAAGGSFDVVEQGVTNHVGVGAVVISSAVPLLIGMTLAALASYVRVGVLRVAQVVGGVLAIATIGLTVSATFDTVSTIALSMMHVVLAPVLVLGLEAMRRGLTQR from the coding sequence ATGGCCATCATGCAGACCACCACCACCGCGGCCCTGCGTATCCCGGCCGTCAGCCGCCCGACCGCGATCCTGGGCAGCGTCGCCACCGCCGTCGCGGTCAACCTCGTCGTCTGGGCGCTCGGCCTGGCCGCCGGTGGCTCGTTCGACGTTGTCGAACAGGGCGTCACCAACCATGTCGGCGTCGGCGCGGTGGTCATCTCCTCCGCGGTGCCACTGCTCATCGGCATGACGCTGGCCGCGCTTGCGTCCTACGTCCGGGTCGGCGTGCTGCGGGTGGCCCAGGTGGTCGGCGGCGTGCTCGCCATCGCGACCATCGGCCTCACCGTCTCAGCGACCTTCGACACCGTGTCCACCATCGCGCTCTCGATGATGCACGTCGTGCTCGCCCCGGTCCTCGTGCTCGGTCTGGAGGCGATGCGCCGGGGACTGACACAGCGCTGA
- a CDS encoding HAD-IB family hydrolase, whose translation MSAGTDGPEAGLAARLAAIRSGPQGARIAAIFDFGGTVIAGLPAPGVFRRLSRRRDVAGVLLRGIRNSTTDGAYGRWLHQLADVLAGRTEAELDELGTELFHGTTYEYLYPEAWQLIRTHRDAGHTVVLASSLTRFQVADAAAALGIEHVLCTPMATQDGVLTGYADGKTLWRNGKAQAVREFAHANGLDLAHSYGYADSGADLPLLALVGHPAAVNPDPQLTATATEQNWSALHFVPRQAARAGDYLRTAAGFAGLLGGACYGVATEWGTRDRQRMADSLMAHAAGNTLSVTGVQLRVLGAEHARAPRPAVFLFNHQSQFDIIIVPEVLGGGVTGIGKKELTRNPIFGPLMRFVGVTFIDRSSTSAAKAALAPVVETLRGGLSIAIAPEGTRSYTPEVGPFKKGAFHIAIQAGVPIIPIVIRNAGEICRRNAMVARRGIVDVAILEPIDVGDWDPEDLDAKVAAVRQRYVDLLKDWPQPD comes from the coding sequence GTGAGCGCTGGCACCGATGGTCCAGAGGCCGGCCTGGCGGCGCGGCTGGCCGCGATCCGGTCCGGTCCACAGGGCGCGCGGATCGCCGCGATCTTCGATTTCGGCGGCACCGTCATCGCCGGACTCCCGGCGCCCGGGGTGTTTCGGCGATTGTCCCGCCGCCGCGATGTCGCGGGCGTGCTGCTGCGCGGCATCCGCAACAGCACCACCGACGGCGCGTACGGGCGGTGGCTGCACCAGCTCGCCGACGTGCTGGCGGGCCGCACCGAGGCCGAACTCGACGAGCTCGGCACCGAACTGTTCCACGGGACCACTTACGAGTACCTGTATCCCGAAGCGTGGCAACTGATTCGCACCCACCGGGACGCGGGCCACACCGTGGTGCTCGCCAGTTCGCTGACCCGCTTCCAGGTGGCGGACGCGGCGGCGGCGCTCGGGATCGAGCACGTGCTGTGCACGCCCATGGCCACCCAGGACGGCGTCCTCACCGGGTATGCCGATGGAAAGACGCTGTGGCGCAACGGCAAAGCGCAGGCGGTACGCGAGTTCGCCCACGCGAACGGCCTCGATTTGGCGCACAGCTACGGCTACGCGGACAGCGGCGCCGACCTCCCGCTGCTGGCGCTGGTCGGGCACCCGGCGGCGGTGAACCCGGACCCGCAACTCACCGCGACGGCCACCGAGCAGAACTGGTCCGCACTGCACTTCGTCCCGCGACAGGCCGCGCGGGCGGGCGACTACCTGCGCACCGCGGCGGGTTTCGCCGGCCTGCTCGGCGGCGCGTGCTACGGCGTCGCGACCGAGTGGGGCACCAGGGACCGGCAGCGGATGGCCGACAGCCTGATGGCACACGCCGCCGGTAACACCTTGAGCGTCACCGGTGTTCAGCTGCGGGTGCTCGGCGCCGAGCACGCCCGCGCGCCGCGGCCCGCGGTGTTCCTGTTCAACCATCAGAGCCAGTTCGACATCATCATCGTCCCCGAGGTGCTCGGCGGCGGCGTCACCGGCATCGGCAAGAAGGAGCTGACCCGCAACCCGATCTTCGGACCGCTGATGCGTTTCGTCGGTGTGACTTTCATCGACCGCTCCAGCACGAGCGCGGCCAAGGCCGCCCTCGCCCCGGTGGTCGAGACGCTGCGCGGCGGATTGTCGATCGCGATCGCACCCGAGGGCACCCGGTCCTACACACCGGAGGTCGGCCCGTTCAAGAAGGGCGCGTTCCATATCGCGATCCAGGCGGGCGTGCCGATCATCCCGATCGTCATCCGCAATGCGGGCGAGATCTGCAGGCGCAACGCGATGGTCGCGCGCCGGGGCATCGTCGATGTCGCGATCCTCGAACCCATCGATGTCGGCGATTGGGATCCCGAGGACCTGGACGCGAAGGTGGCGGCGGTGCGGCAACGCTACGTCGACCTGCTGAAGGACTGGCCGCAGCCGGATTGA
- a CDS encoding glycerol-3-phosphate 1-O-acyltransferase has protein sequence MIEHRGGSPADIQPGSAPESVVALVDAASAVERELIGNWLGNGGIAGEFGSTAPVTQLDLDAGAIAARLVGRHDDPLVVPVRVLWLPPERDGVRRITFADMALLTNPRKPNRLAQRKLVGQPNRHVVLTGAPALLSELRANNPEAAALFAKGTAEPFARAIVRAAVVALERAERTIIGDRYKVPRLVAEEILDSPDFLRRLELIADQIGASPHEVYRRAEKALNELVAAQSRLVSDLFTQAMRPIHASTWKVDSDDSGLAGLRDLNRRFPLVFLPSHRSYVDAFVLGDVLARNDFPPNHVIGGANLSFWPMGPIARRTGTVFIRRSFGDDEVYKAVVEEYFAYLLAKRFNLEWYFEGGRTRTGKLRPPRYGLLNYLASAVRSHRVEDVMLVPVSITYERLNELGAIATEQVGGKKKPEGLTWLARYVRSQQHSAGHVYVRFGEPLSARDRLAAHGDPLTTPPLTIPLHRTEPAPIGHTELGQGVPDTPEIAELERKAVQRLAFEIAVGINAVTPVTVNALVTLALLGVHERALTLGEVRTVLAPVLGYIEKRGLPHGELAALRDDQGLAVVLEQLSLAKVVTVYRGGLEPVYSIEAGAHLEAAFYRNSAVHWFVHRAILELSILAALDSDGADQLTTGWDEAFRLRDLLKFEFFFPERAEFAEQMTAEMLLLDPQWHSHTRENTLGSEVMTKLTDSGFMMAHRVLRSFFDAQLVVAERLAARDPETEIDRKQLIAECVAVGKQMMLQQRLHSPESVSTELFTSALKLADNYGLLERVSDDSAKTRAELTERRVEFAERLRTIGARISQAAALDPSNRVLR, from the coding sequence ATGATCGAGCACCGTGGCGGATCGCCCGCGGATATCCAGCCGGGATCGGCGCCGGAATCGGTGGTGGCCCTGGTCGACGCGGCCTCCGCGGTGGAGCGCGAGCTGATCGGGAACTGGCTCGGCAACGGCGGCATCGCCGGCGAATTCGGCAGCACCGCGCCGGTCACCCAGCTGGATCTGGACGCGGGCGCGATCGCGGCCCGGCTGGTCGGCAGGCACGACGATCCCCTCGTCGTTCCGGTGCGCGTGCTCTGGCTGCCCCCCGAACGCGACGGCGTGCGCCGGATCACCTTCGCCGACATGGCATTGCTCACCAATCCGCGCAAGCCGAACCGGCTCGCCCAGCGCAAACTGGTCGGCCAGCCGAACCGGCACGTGGTGCTCACCGGAGCGCCCGCGCTACTCAGCGAGTTGCGCGCGAACAATCCCGAAGCGGCGGCCCTGTTCGCGAAGGGCACGGCGGAACCGTTCGCCCGCGCCATCGTGCGCGCCGCCGTGGTCGCTTTGGAGCGGGCCGAACGCACCATCATCGGCGACCGCTACAAGGTGCCCCGGCTGGTCGCCGAGGAGATCCTCGACTCCCCCGACTTCCTGCGCAGGCTCGAACTCATCGCCGACCAGATCGGCGCGAGCCCGCACGAGGTGTATCGCCGGGCGGAAAAGGCGCTGAACGAACTCGTCGCCGCGCAAAGCAGATTGGTCTCCGACCTGTTCACCCAGGCGATGCGGCCCATCCACGCCTCGACCTGGAAGGTCGACTCCGACGATTCCGGCCTGGCCGGTCTGCGCGACCTGAATCGGCGCTTCCCGCTGGTGTTCCTGCCCTCGCACCGGTCCTACGTCGACGCGTTCGTGCTCGGTGATGTGCTGGCCCGCAACGACTTCCCGCCCAACCATGTGATCGGCGGAGCCAACCTCAGCTTCTGGCCGATGGGCCCGATCGCCCGCCGCACCGGAACCGTGTTCATCCGCCGCAGTTTCGGCGACGACGAGGTGTACAAGGCGGTGGTCGAAGAGTACTTCGCCTACCTGCTCGCCAAACGATTCAACCTGGAGTGGTACTTCGAGGGCGGGCGCACCCGCACCGGCAAGCTGCGGCCACCGCGTTACGGGCTGCTGAATTACCTTGCCTCGGCGGTGCGTTCACATCGGGTCGAGGACGTCATGCTGGTGCCGGTCTCGATCACCTACGAGCGACTCAACGAGCTGGGCGCCATCGCCACCGAGCAGGTCGGCGGCAAGAAGAAGCCAGAGGGGCTCACCTGGCTGGCCCGGTACGTGCGCAGCCAGCAGCATTCGGCCGGGCACGTGTATGTGCGCTTCGGCGAACCGCTCTCGGCCCGGGATCGGCTTGCCGCGCACGGCGATCCGCTCACCACGCCGCCGCTGACCATTCCGCTGCATCGCACCGAGCCCGCGCCGATCGGGCACACCGAACTCGGGCAGGGCGTGCCGGACACCCCTGAGATCGCCGAACTGGAGCGCAAAGCCGTGCAGCGGTTGGCGTTCGAGATCGCCGTCGGCATCAACGCGGTCACCCCGGTGACGGTCAACGCGCTGGTCACCCTGGCGCTGCTCGGCGTGCACGAGCGCGCGCTCACCCTCGGCGAGGTGCGCACGGTGCTCGCGCCCGTGCTCGGTTACATCGAGAAGCGCGGCCTGCCACACGGTGAACTCGCCGCGCTGCGCGACGACCAGGGCCTTGCCGTTGTGCTGGAACAACTCTCGCTGGCCAAGGTGGTCACCGTGTACCGCGGCGGACTGGAGCCGGTGTACTCGATCGAGGCGGGCGCGCACCTGGAAGCCGCGTTCTACCGCAACAGCGCGGTGCACTGGTTCGTCCACCGGGCCATCCTCGAGCTGTCCATCCTGGCCGCGCTCGACAGCGACGGCGCCGACCAGCTGACGACCGGATGGGACGAGGCCTTCCGCCTGCGCGACCTGCTGAAATTCGAGTTCTTCTTCCCCGAGCGCGCCGAGTTCGCCGAGCAGATGACCGCCGAGATGCTGCTGCTCGATCCCCAGTGGCACAGTCACACCAGGGAGAACACCCTCGGTTCCGAGGTGATGACCAAGCTCACCGACTCCGGATTCATGATGGCGCACCGCGTGCTTCGTTCGTTCTTCGACGCGCAACTGGTGGTAGCCGAGCGGTTGGCCGCGCGGGATCCGGAGACCGAGATCGACCGCAAGCAGCTCATCGCCGAATGCGTCGCGGTCGGCAAGCAGATGATGCTGCAGCAGCGGCTGCACAGCCCGGAATCGGTGTCCACCGAACTGTTCACCAGCGCACTGAAACTCGCGGACAACTACGGCCTGCTCGAACGCGTGTCGGACGACTCGGCCAAGACCAGAGCCGAATTGACCGAGCGCCGAGTGGAATTCGCCGAACGCCTGCGCACCATCGGCGCCCGCATCTCCCAAGCCGCCGCCCTCGACCCGTCGAATCGGGTGCTGCGGTGA
- a CDS encoding DUF2127 domain-containing protein, producing MDWALRACGWHGHYTYQPEEPELAARLRVDTVAGVAWRCLRCGTFVPGDPVGSGPAEHAPEVPRGRLLRDRWLMRVLAIERLLRGLVLVAAAFGVLKFRSSRETMRAAFDRDLPLLRPLADQLGWDIDRSKLVRLIDEAFSLSNTTLLWVALGVFAYAGLQVIEASGLWLMKRWGEYFAVVATSLFLPLEIYELTEKVTVLRVGALLINVVAVIWLLYSKRLFGLRGGGAAYHAEHSAESLLSVERSALAVPSN from the coding sequence ATGGACTGGGCGTTGCGCGCGTGCGGCTGGCACGGTCACTACACCTACCAGCCGGAGGAGCCGGAGCTGGCCGCGCGGCTGCGGGTGGACACCGTGGCCGGGGTGGCGTGGCGCTGCCTGCGCTGTGGCACGTTTGTGCCGGGTGACCCGGTGGGGTCCGGGCCCGCCGAGCACGCGCCGGAGGTGCCGCGCGGACGGCTGCTGCGCGACCGCTGGTTGATGCGCGTGCTGGCGATCGAACGGCTGCTGCGCGGGCTGGTGCTGGTGGCCGCCGCGTTCGGGGTGCTGAAGTTCCGGTCCTCGCGCGAGACGATGCGCGCGGCCTTCGATCGGGACCTGCCGCTGCTGCGCCCGCTGGCCGACCAACTCGGCTGGGATATCGACCGTTCGAAGCTGGTGCGCTTGATCGATGAGGCGTTCTCGCTGTCGAACACGACCCTGCTGTGGGTAGCGCTCGGCGTCTTCGCCTACGCCGGGCTGCAGGTGATCGAGGCGAGCGGCCTGTGGCTGATGAAGCGCTGGGGTGAGTATTTCGCGGTTGTCGCGACGAGTCTGTTTCTGCCGCTGGAGATCTACGAGTTGACCGAGAAGGTGACCGTGCTGCGGGTCGGCGCCCTGCTGATCAACGTTGTCGCGGTGATCTGGCTGCTCTACTCGAAGCGGCTGTTCGGGTTGCGCGGCGGTGGTGCCGCCTATCACGCCGAGCACAGTGCAGAGAGTTTGCTGAGCGTCGAGCGCTCGGCCCTGGCAGTACCGTCGAACTAG
- the nbtS gene encoding nocobactin biosynthesis salicylate synthase NbtS, whose protein sequence is MSTTDERLRVEYVTDPAAAMSRLAGADRFGEYVMYESPGEWVFAADPIGGIELDVEELRVTWDGKTTTSKWEGSPATVIDRALRELPLAGRNAYGWIGFEFCAWAFAATEHLDPRTTVAHLMVPRIEVRVGASGVRVSGATPTETGDIHSLIAESQESELPQAHPADVRIDPTGYRDRVAEAVGEIQAGRYQKVILSRKVDLPFVVDVPATYRLGRANNTPARSFLLRLGGLEAAGFSPELVASVDENRVVTTEPLAGTRAFGRGEAVDMAARADLVSDPKEIVEHAISVRTSFAEIAEVADPGTPAVSDFMVVRERGSVQHLASTVRGRLAADRSSWDALEVLFPSVTASGIPKREGIDSVFRLDHDPRGLYSGAVVTVSPTGALEATLVLRAVYQNTEGAWLRAGAGIVGQSRPDREFEETCEKLGSIAPYVVRA, encoded by the coding sequence TTGTCGACCACGGACGAACGCTTGCGGGTGGAGTATGTAACCGATCCGGCGGCAGCGATGTCCCGACTGGCGGGGGCTGATCGGTTCGGTGAGTACGTCATGTACGAGAGCCCGGGCGAATGGGTCTTCGCCGCCGATCCGATCGGTGGCATCGAATTGGATGTCGAAGAGCTGCGGGTCACCTGGGACGGGAAGACGACCACCAGCAAGTGGGAGGGCAGCCCCGCCACCGTCATCGATCGGGCGCTGCGTGAGCTCCCGTTGGCCGGGCGCAACGCCTACGGCTGGATCGGATTCGAGTTCTGCGCATGGGCGTTCGCCGCGACCGAACACCTCGATCCGCGGACGACGGTGGCGCACTTGATGGTTCCCCGGATCGAGGTCCGGGTCGGCGCCTCGGGCGTCCGGGTCTCCGGCGCCACCCCGACCGAGACCGGCGACATCCACAGCCTGATCGCCGAGTCGCAGGAATCCGAACTGCCGCAGGCGCATCCCGCCGATGTCCGGATCGACCCGACCGGGTATCGGGACCGGGTGGCCGAGGCGGTCGGCGAGATCCAGGCGGGCCGGTACCAGAAGGTGATCCTGTCCAGGAAGGTCGATCTGCCGTTCGTGGTGGACGTGCCTGCGACCTACCGGCTCGGCCGGGCGAACAACACCCCCGCGCGCTCGTTCCTGCTGCGCCTCGGCGGCCTCGAGGCGGCGGGCTTCAGCCCGGAACTGGTCGCCTCGGTCGACGAGAACCGGGTGGTGACCACGGAACCGCTGGCGGGCACCCGCGCCTTCGGCCGCGGCGAGGCCGTCGATATGGCGGCCCGTGCCGACCTGGTCAGCGACCCGAAAGAGATCGTGGAGCACGCCATTTCGGTGCGCACGTCGTTCGCGGAGATCGCCGAGGTGGCCGACCCGGGTACCCCGGCGGTCTCCGATTTCATGGTGGTGCGCGAGCGCGGCAGCGTGCAGCATCTCGCGTCCACGGTGCGCGGCCGCCTGGCCGCCGACCGGAGCAGCTGGGACGCACTCGAGGTGCTGTTCCCCTCGGTCACCGCCTCGGGCATTCCCAAGCGGGAGGGCATCGATTCGGTGTTCCGGCTCGATCACGACCCGCGTGGCCTGTATTCCGGTGCGGTGGTGACGGTTTCGCCCACCGGTGCGCTGGAGGCGACGCTGGTGCTGCGCGCGGTCTACCAGAACACCGAGGGCGCCTGGCTGCGCGCCGGTGCCGGCATCGTCGGGCAATCGCGCCCGGACCGGGAGTTCGAGGAGACCTGCGAAAAGCTCGGCAGCATCGCGCCCTACGTGGTGCGCGCCTGA
- a CDS encoding (2,3-dihydroxybenzoyl)adenylate synthase, which translates to MTSTSTTHRDGYVGFPDEAADAYRAAGYWTGRPLADLLRDTAKRHPHRPALLDAEQTRSYAWLDAEADRMAHGLLALGIAPGDRVVVQLPNVPEFLTVLFGALRAGIIPVLTLPAHRRAEIEHLAALSEAVAYIIVDRLGDFDYRELAESVRAAVPTLRHVLVVGEPGAGTDLASVPRGGETLPPIDPSDIALMLVSGGTTGLPKLIARTHDDYAYNATASAAICELTADDVYLATLPAAHNFPLACPGILGTVSVGGAVSFITDPSPESAFAAIERHRVTVTAVVPPLAQLWCAATEWEEADLSSLRLLQVGGAKLAEVNAREVTPALGATLQQVFGMAEGLLNYTRLDDDTELLCTTQGRALSPDDEIRVVDADGNDVPPGAEGELLTKGPYTIRGYYRAPEHNARAFTPDGYYRSGDLVRRLPSGHLIVSGRIKDVINRGGENISCDELEEHLLAYPAVRHAAAVGLPDPTLGEKVCAVLVVDGDMPTLVEIKTFLIERGLATYKLPDVLRRADSLPVTAVGKIDKKVLRAREG; encoded by the coding sequence GTGACTTCGACATCCACCACGCATCGCGATGGCTATGTCGGCTTCCCCGACGAGGCCGCCGACGCCTACCGAGCAGCCGGATACTGGACCGGGCGCCCGCTGGCCGATCTGCTGCGCGACACCGCGAAGCGGCATCCGCACCGGCCCGCGCTGCTCGACGCCGAACAGACGCGCAGCTACGCCTGGCTCGACGCCGAAGCCGACCGGATGGCGCACGGCCTGCTGGCACTGGGCATCGCGCCGGGCGACCGGGTGGTGGTGCAACTGCCGAACGTGCCCGAATTCCTGACCGTGCTCTTCGGCGCGCTGCGCGCTGGCATCATTCCGGTGCTGACGCTGCCCGCCCACCGCAGGGCCGAAATCGAGCATCTGGCAGCGCTTTCCGAGGCCGTCGCCTACATCATCGTCGACCGGCTCGGCGACTTCGACTATCGCGAGCTGGCCGAGTCGGTACGGGCCGCGGTACCGACGCTGCGGCATGTGCTCGTGGTCGGCGAGCCCGGCGCCGGAACCGACCTGGCCTCGGTGCCCCGCGGGGGCGAGACACTGCCGCCGATCGATCCGAGCGATATCGCGCTGATGCTCGTCTCCGGCGGGACAACGGGTCTGCCGAAGCTCATCGCGCGCACCCATGACGACTACGCCTACAACGCCACCGCGAGCGCCGCGATCTGCGAGCTCACCGCGGACGACGTCTACCTGGCCACCTTGCCTGCCGCACACAACTTTCCACTCGCCTGCCCCGGCATCCTCGGCACCGTGAGCGTCGGCGGCGCGGTGAGCTTCATCACCGACCCCAGCCCGGAGAGCGCATTCGCGGCGATCGAACGGCACCGGGTGACGGTCACCGCCGTGGTGCCGCCGCTGGCCCAACTGTGGTGTGCCGCAACCGAATGGGAGGAGGCCGACCTGAGTTCGCTGCGCCTGCTCCAGGTCGGCGGCGCGAAGCTGGCCGAGGTCAACGCGCGCGAGGTGACCCCCGCGCTGGGCGCCACCCTGCAACAGGTCTTCGGCATGGCCGAGGGCCTGCTCAACTACACCCGGCTCGACGACGACACCGAACTGCTGTGCACCACGCAGGGCCGAGCGCTCTCACCCGACGACGAGATCCGGGTGGTCGACGCCGACGGCAACGATGTGCCGCCGGGCGCGGAGGGCGAGCTGTTGACCAAGGGCCCCTACACGATTCGCGGCTACTACCGTGCGCCCGAGCACAACGCCCGCGCCTTCACCCCCGACGGCTACTACCGCAGCGGCGATCTGGTGCGCAGGCTGCCGAGCGGCCATCTGATCGTGTCCGGCCGGATCAAGGACGTGATCAATCGCGGCGGCGAGAACATCTCCTGCGACGAACTCGAGGAGCACCTGCTCGCGTACCCGGCGGTGCGGCACGCCGCCGCGGTCGGCCTGCCCGATCCCACGCTCGGCGAAAAGGTCTGCGCCGTCCTCGTCGTCGACGGCGACATGCCGACGCTGGTCGAGATCAAGACCTTCCTGATCGAGCGCGGGCTGGCCACCTACAAACTGCCCGACGTGCTCCGTCGCGCCGACAGCCTGCCCGTCACCGCCGTCGGCAAGATCGACAAAAAGGTGCTGCGCGCCCGCGAAGGATGA